The following is a genomic window from Chryseobacterium sp. StRB126.
GTATAGACTGCAGCGGTTCTCTTAGCGGAACTTTTACTGCTTCAGCTTTTTCTACCGGTTCCAAGATCATCAACTATACGGATGGTAATGGAGCTCAATATCCGGCAATAAGTATTCCTTCCACCGGAATCACAGGGCTTACAGCTTCGGCTCCTGCAGGTACTCTGAGTGATGGTTCAGGAAGTATAACCCTAAGTATCAAAGGAGTTCCCAATGGAACCGGATTTGCAAATTTTAATATTCAGATTGGAGGAAAATCCTGTAGCTTTGTTGTAAATATAACCCAAACAGCCAACTGGAATGCCATCTGTACGAACCTTGAATATGGGTTTAATATTAGTACTAATCCGGATAAGCCTACAACAATTTCATTACCCTCAGGCAAGACTGTAAATGTATATGCTATTGTAACGCAAGGCAGCTTATCTTCCGTAAGTGATCCCTATGCTGCTTTTGCTCTTTCCGCTACACAAGGTACCATCCAGATGAACAGAAACTATTACAGAATCGGAACCTACGGTGATCTTGGAACCGGGGCTTACAGTAAAGTAGTTTTGGTCTTCAGTAAACCCATCAATTTCGTAGGGATTAAATCTACGTGGTATGCCTATGTATCTGATACCCTTAGAGATTCGCAGCTTGTTTCTACCAATACCGGAGGAACTTTAAAAATGGTAGGCCTTCAGGGTAGCCCTTCTAATTTAGCAGAAGTAACGTCAGGATCAAAGCTTGTATCCAGAGCCCAGCTCTATGGAACTGATGCAAGCGGAGCGGCATACATTCTCTCTGCACAAAACTATTTTACTGAGCTTACCCTTACTACCGAAACCAATTATAATGATATTCTGTCTGCCTTAACATTCTGTAACGCTGATGTTATGGATTAATCCTAAACAATATTCTTTTATAAAAGCTGAACCTTGTACTCCATTGTTCAGCTTTTTATTTTTTATACAAATCATCTGTTTTCTAAAATGATATTTTACCAGTTTTCAGGAGATGAGCACTAAAACTAAGCCGGATTGAGAGTACCTATTCAGGTCAAAATTATTAAGAATAAGACTTAAAACATTTGAATTACAAAGGAATACAGATACTTGATTTCACTTAACAAACATCATTCAGACCTATTTACCAATGCTCTAATTAACAAATTTGATCCGGAATTCATTGGATCTTTTCCATACTGCATCAAATAATTTTACTGACCTTGTCCGTCAATTAGCAACTTCAAAATGTATTTCTATAAAGTCTTTATAGCTTGTTATTTATGATATCATTCTGTTTTTTGATATTCCGGTTTTACGAAAATAATTTAATTCTGAAAACACCATTTTTGAAATACTGCAAAGTAGCTGATTTCATTTTTACCAGGTCATGATGAAGCTTATTTAAACATTTCCATTTCATGGTATTATTTTTAGAAAAGCGAATAATTAACCCAGCAACAAATAAAAAAAAACAAAACAAACTGATTAACAGTTAATTACATATAATGGAGTACTTTTAGAGTACTGTTTTTTTTGAATTTTCATACTATCATCCGATACATTTGCTCACAGATTATTCAAGTATAAAAAGTCTTTACATCTATAAAAATCAGATTTCTTACCCCAGACTTTATACGACAAAGTGAAACATAATTTTAACTTAAAAATATGAAACAAATGGAAAAAAGATTAACAAGAAGAATGCTGTCTCCAGTTTTTCTACTAACTGCCGGAACTTTGTTATTTGTTCAATCCTGTTCAAGAGAACTCGATTCTGAATCTCCTGAGTTGGGACCTTCAAACAACATCATCAATTCATTATCAGACAAAGAATTTCAAGGTCTTAAAGGCAGATCTTTAGAACAGCTAGGGATAAATAGCATTGATGATTTGGAAAAGAACGGATGGAAAAAGATTGACACTAAGCTAATCACAAAGATAAGCCGCAATAAGGTCAATTACGCAAGAGAAACCCCTACTGACGGACTGGAAGTCAATACTAAACGGCTTATCACCAATCAGAATTTACTTGAGTTGGGAATTACTGATGATATACTTTCTTCACCTAATTTGAAGTACACCTATAACGGTCAGGATTATTTCCCTGTTGGAATTTCAATAAATAGTCAGGGATATGGAGAAGAAATATCTCCTAACGCCACCGAAAGAAAATGGTATTCTTACTTAAATGCCGGTGTTCCTTTAGTAGAAGAGGAAACCGATATCAGCCAGCCTTCTCCTTTGATTCTGAACAGTTCTGTTTTTAATAACCTTTCAACAGCAAGCAATACCTTTAATGTAAGTCTGAATTATGATGTGAGCACCACTACAAAATTTAATGTAACAGCCAGTACCGGAGTTACATTTGGTGATAAAGTAATTGTTACAGAACAGGAAGAAAATTCTACCACAACTACCACAAAATCTCCCGTTGTAGATGTAGCAGTGGGTAAAACAACTACTGTACTCGGTTCCAATGAAACTCATGTAAATGTAACTTTTGGTGCTTCTGCAGGCTTTGAAAAGGCTAAAACCATTAATATCGGCACACAGTCATCCTATGCAGGAACTGTTCCTGGAATGTCAAGAGTAAAGGTATTAGCTATACAGAGAAAGAAAGTAAAAAAATATAAGTATACGATTCCTGTGACCTTTGGTGGGTTTATAGGGGTTAAATATCCTGTTCCTGCTTCCAGATATGTTCCGCCTCAAACAGCAGGACCAGATCAGGAAATCGTTGCAAGACCAATAAGCCTTCTGGATATCTTAACAAGAAATAATTATCGTCAGATAGGCTATATCGAAACCGTTGAAGAAATTGAATGTGAATTTTACCAATTTGCTCCCGAACCTATTGCTAACATGCCACTGTAATATTTGAATACAATATTCTGGCTATGCCCATTATATTCATCTCTGCAAAAAAAATTCTCTAAACATTTATTCCAACAGCAGATTTTAATATCCAATATTGGAATTTTATAGTATTAATTTTCATGTTTTAGTATATTTTATAATTAGTAGTAGGCTTAAACTTGCTGTATTCAGCAACATCATAATTTGAAATATTTCTTTTGAAATTTAACATTCATCAGCAAGTTGAGCTACTGCTAATTTTTTTGAAAGCAGAAACACAAATAACACAGCAGGTTAAAAATTATTTATTATGAAAAACAGATTACTATTTGTCTGTATGCTTACCTCAACTCTTTCATTTGCGCAAATAGGCATTAATACCTCAAATCCACAGGGTTCTTTCCATGTAGACGGAGCAAAAGACAACCCTCCGATTGGAGAACCGTCCGTAGCTCAACAAGCAAACGACTTCGTTATTACAGCCAACGGAAACACCGGTATAGGGACTACTACTCCTGAATCCTCTGCTATTTTGGATGTGCATTCATCTGACAAAGGGATTTTAGGACCAAGAATAAGCTTACATTCCCTCACTATGCAACTTGGAAGCAGCCCTAATGCTACCGGATTATTAATTTACAATACGGGAGCTACCCTTACCCCCGGTTATTACTTCTGGAATGGTACAGAATGGAAATGTCTTACGACTTCTTCTAATAGCGGTAATACTTCTCATTCGGAAAGTACGTCCGTATTAGGACCTCTCACGGCTACAATGGATAATGGAAGAATGGGATATGCTTTGTCTGTTACTACTCCTGATGGTAAGTTTTCTGTAAGAACCTTTATTCCCTCTAGAGGATCTTTTGCAGATGTCAACTTACAGATAAGAAACAACAGCAGCTCAACGGTTGAGATTATTTCTAATGAACATTATTTGTGGGCAGGCGCAGGTGGTTATATGCAAAATCAATTACGTTTACCGCCAGGTGCATGGGCTGGAGACAACTCCACTTCAAGTGCAGGGCTGGTAGATGCTACAACAGGAGACCTGATACAGACTCCAAGTAACAACCCTCATTGGGGAGATGCCGGTACGTATGCCGGCGGAATGCCGGAGCAACGCCTCTATTCCTGGATGACCAGCGATGGAAATGATAAAACATTTTATAAATTATATTATATGATGGGCTCTACTTCCCCTACCGGCGTGGGTGATGCCACTACTTGTCTAGAGGGCACATGCAGTACAACAAAGGCTTTTATGTCTATTGATCAGATTACAACCTTATAGATTCTAAACACACAAATACTTGAAATCAGAATCCCCGTACATAATCTGTCGGGGATTTTTATTTTAAACACCCAATAATTAATTATATTTTCATCCATAATTTATTTATATTAATGAAAAGATAATATTTGTACCTTTACTATGCTTAATAGTAATAAAAACATTTGACTTGAAAAAAAATAAAGAAAACTGCCTTAAAGTTCCACAAGAATCTGAACATTTAAATATAGATGACCAATCTTACTCAAAATAAGACTCCCCCTATTTTGAATGTATCTTTCTTACTCCCTCTATAAGAAAGGCCAAGATTCTTCCTAGTTGAAATATATTTTTCAAGCCATTTTTGTACATACAGCATACATTACAATGAAATTCATTATGGTGTATATCAGTATGTTTATAAACAGTTCACAAATAAAGTATGATGAAATTTATTGTAAAGCTTTTTTTTGTTTGCTTTTTTTTGCTTGTAATTCTGCAGTTCAATCGTAAGACTGACAGTATACAACTTGTAGAATTTGAAACGGCAGCCAACAAACTAGTTGTTAAAAATCCCAGAAAGCTTATTCTTCTATGTGACAGCACCATTCAGGTTTATAAAAAATCTGATAATAAAAAAGGTATTATGACTTGTATGCTGAAAAAACTAACGGCATATAATGAACTCAACGATTACAAATCTTTTGCTGATTATTCTGTTGAAACCGAGAAGTATGCTAAAAACAATAATGACAAATTAGGAATTCTGAATCTCTTATATATCAAGGCTGCAATGTGTAAAAAATTAAGACTTTATGCTCAGGGATACAGGTATCTTGATGAAGCAATTGCTCTTTCAAAGGAGATTCCGGAAAATGACCAGCTTTTAAGCATCAAAATGTCTCTGTTTAGCATGAAATCCTTTTTTATGGGTGATGAAGATAAACCAGTGAATGAAATATTAAATTTAAGACTCGCTGTTATCAAAGAATTTGAAAAAATTAAAGATAAAAGTATTATTACACATCCGGGCACCTGCTATAGCAATGCAGCTCAATCTTACATCTATAAAAAAGACTATGATTCCGCTGCTTATTATTTTTCGAAATCAGAAAAAATTTCTTTAGAAAAGAATGATTACAGATCATTGTGGTATGCCTACATGGGGTTTATTGATCTTCATAATTTAGATGGTGAGTACAAAAAATCTCTTCCTTTTTGTGATAAACTGAAAGAATTGCTCACTGATGCTAAAATCACATCCAATAACAAAAATCTGGCAGACTATCATAAGCGATGTGCAGCAGCCTACAAAGGATTAAAAGATTTTGATCAGTTTGTTTTTCATAACGACCAATACAACACCTACAAAAAAAGAGTATTGAATAAAAATGAAAAGTTGCTTGTAAGCTCTCTTAAGTATAATGAAAATAAGATCATTGAAAAAGACAAGGGTTGGACAAGGAATTTGAGAATCTATTATCTGATTCTGCTTTGTCTGGCTGTTTTAGCTCTTGCTGTCATTTTATTTTTCAAACTTAAATTAAAAAAAGAAAGCGATACCAAGAATTTAAAAGAAAAAAAGATTGAAGAATTGGAGGAACAGTTAAATGATGCTTTTGCTGAGGTTATTGAACTGGCCAAATCTAATGACTCTAATTTCCTGACGAGATTCATTGAAGTGTATCCTTCTTTCTATCAGAAATTAATTAAAAATCACCCTGATTTAACCGCTGGTGAAATCAGGCTATGTGCTTTCATCTATTTAAATTTCACCACCAAGGAAATAGCCTATTATGAACATCTTTCTCTCCGAAGTGTTGAAAATAAAAAATACAGATTAAGGAAAAAAACAGGACTAGAAGGCCAGACAGATTTACACAAGTGGTTAATGGAACTGGAAGATTAAAAATATATTCTTTTGAACTGAAAATAAGATATATTAAATTAACCTGGGTTTGGAGTAAGGGAAACTAAAGAGAGGCTGGAAGAAGGGAGCTGGAAATTACTTTTGGCTATAATAACTCCATTCGCCACTATCATTAAACTCCCTTTAAAAAGAGAAAAAGCCATTGTTGATGTTTTTCATAACTTCCTTCTTCCATCTCCTGGCTTCAAACCCATAATTTTATCCGGAACTGAGATTAAATCAATATCTGATTGAGTGCACTTTTATAACACCCTAAAATAAATTCGGTATAATATAACTGTGCATCTAATGCCTGAGTCTTATCATGAAGTTCTATGCGTTTGGAAAGCACAATCTCTCCTTTATAACTGAATGAACAGAATGAATACACTTTAAATCCTGAATTTCTTACCGATGCCGCATATCCCGTAGAAGCAATTCCCCAATCTGTTCCAAATGATTCGGCGACCTTTACAGCCATTGTATCTGCCATTTTTTGGGTTTCAAAACCATTTTCCTGAACTTCAATTCTATTGATATCTAAAAAATTAACTTTTTCAGGTATTGTAAACGTTGTGATCCCTCCTTTGTAAAACAGTTTTGCATTAGGCATCTGGGAAAAGGCCAACTGTATTAATCCTGAGGTTACACTTTCTGCTATAGAAACCGTTTCATTCATTGTAATGAGTGAGTTACTGATATAATCAAGTAAACTTTGCTGAAATTTCATGGCATCAAATATTTAATGTTGATCTAAAAACTTTTTACGCTGCTGAAATCAATGCTCAGATAACGTCATAATCATTCATTGTTGTGGCAAAATAATGCTCAATCATTTCCTTGGCATTCTTGCACATTAATAAAAGATCTTCTCGGTTCATATCTTCAAAAATAAAATCATCATGAACCTCGATAATGAATTCAGTCACTTTTTCGGTGTTCATCAGATCGTAAGCCATTAAATCATTTAAATTATCTAATCTACATTCTTCCTTAAAAAAAGGAGGCTTCCTGGAAATAGAATTCTTAAACTGAAAAAGATGTATTGTTTTCATGATTCCGATATTGGGTTAATTATAATAACAGCCTCTCTGGTAAGTAAAAAACGATGTTTAAACATACTCTTTTTTGTGGGTTCAGGTGATTGAATTTACTCTACATCCACCTATTACATCACATCAACATGGATAAAAAGGACAGAAACCATAGAGATTCCTATCCTTAATTAATTAAAACCCTCTGAAAACAGATCTACTATTTTATCGGGACTTTAATATACTCATTATCAAAGTTGAGAATCCTTAAGCCTATTAATTTTTTATCATGGTGTATATTGGCTTTTTCCAGTCTTTCTTTACTACTACAATATTTTAAAATACCGGATACCCGTAATTTGTATAATGAATACTTTCAACGGCTTGCTATATTTTCCTGTATAAAAATTGTACTACCTTATGGCAACATAAACTTTAATGGATTTGATAAATTCCTGATTATTATACTACAAAGATGGCTGTTTCAATATATACTAAACTATATATATCCGGAATAATCTTACATATATCACACATTTATAAGTCTTCCAGATTTCCAAGACGTCTTTGTTTCAACTGCTTATAAAATGAAGGGGAAAGCCCTGTGATTTTTTTAAACTGGTTAGAGAGATGGGCCACACTGCTATAATTGAGTTTATAAGATATTTCTGTAAGATTGAGTTCATCATACAACAATAATTCTTTTACTTTTTCTACTTTATTAATAATGATAAAATGCTGGAGCGTCATTCCTTTCACTTCTGAAAAGGTGTTTGCCAGATAGGTATAATCATATCCTAATTTTTCACTTACATAATCTGAGAAATTTTCTTTTGGAAGTTCATCTGAAAAATGAATCATTTCTATGACTACATTTTTTATTTTTTCTATCAGGATACTTTTTTTATCATCTAATATCTCAAGTCCTGTTTTCAGTAAGTTTTCTTTCAGAATTTGTCTTAGTTCGACACTGATATCATCCAATAATTCTACCGTTCCCAAATCTACAATAGCATTTTTAATGCCCAGCCTTTCCAGTTCCTGATGGACAACCATTTTGCAGCGCAAACTTACCATGTATTTTATATACAACTTCATCTCCCTTACTGTTTATATCTGCCAATTATTTCATTAACAGTTATTTACCCAAAGTTAATCTATTAAATCGGAAATATCTATGATTTATACAACAAATTGAAAGACAATTGCAAAGCTTTCCTTTTTTAATGATTGAAATTTACAGTTAACAAAAAATATTTCATCATGTCAAAAGAAAAAGACGGAAAAAAGAAATCAGATAAAACCCCACCCGCAAAATCTGCAAAAGAGAAACGGGAAGATAAAATGAATAAACGGAGAGACAGGGAAAACGAAGCCCAAAATACCAGCAACTAAATGGTATCCCTGAAAAAAAATGGAATTATACTCAGAAAAACGACATTAGACTTTGAGAGTGAAGGTGTTTTAAATCCTGCAGTCATTCAGGATAACGGAAAAATACATTTATTTTACAGAGCCCTTGCAAAGAATAATTTCTCCAGTATCGGATACTGTATATTATCAGATTATAAGACTATAGAAACCCGGTTGAGCAATCCGGTTATCATCCCCGAGTTTGAATACGAAAAGCATGGGGTTGAAGATCCAAGAATCGTAAAAATCGATCATTTATTTTACCTTACCTATACAAGTTATGACGGGATCAATGCATTGGGAACCCTTGCAGTATCTAAGGACCTTACATCATGGCAAAAACAGGGCATTATTGTTCCCAAAATTCCATATAAAAAATTTAGACTTTTATCAGAATCCCAAGGTGAAATAGGAGAAAAGTACAGACGTTTCAACAAACTCTCTCCTACTCATACAAAGGATAAAGATATCTTCCTTTGGGATAAAAATGTAATATTTTTCCCAAGAAGAATTAACGGTAAGCTTTATTTTCTTCATCGCATAAGACCCGATATCCAAATTGCAGGTATAGAAAACATTGAAGACCTGAATCCTGATTTCTGGGAAGATTATTTCCTTCACTTTAAAGAGCATATTGTATTATCTCCCCAATATGAGCATGAAGTAAGCTATATCGGCGGTGGATGTCCCCCTATAGAAACCGAACATGGATGGCTTTTGATATACCATGGAGTACATGATACCATTGAAGGGTATGTTTACAGCGCATGTGCTGCCTTACTGGATCTTGATAATCCTGAAAAAGAAATTTCAAGACTTCCTTACCCTCTCTTCAAACCCGAAGAAGAATGGGAACAGAAGGGAGAAGTAAACAATGTCTGCTTCCCTACAGGGACCATCGTAGAAGAAAGCACACTCCATATTTATTACGGAGCTGCAGATAAAAGAATAGCTGTTGCTTCTTTAAGCATTCCTGAATTATTGAAGGAATTACTGCAGTACACATCATAATTGACTATTCTATAAAGAATATCAGACCTTAAAAACAGATATCATCATGAATAAAAATATAAACTCAGACGTGGAGGAAAAGACAAAAAGACAATCTGTCCAACATAAAAAAAACACAATTAATTATACACCTGAAATTATCTTTATAAGTACTTTTCCTCCTAAGGTGTGCGGTATTGCAACATATTGTCAGGATTTGATAAAATCTCTTCAGCTAAAGTTCAAAGAATCCTTTACCATCATCATCTGCCCAATGGAAACTGAAGATGAGAGCTATCGATACGAAGAAAATCCTCAATATCGACTCAATACATCCGATGCTATTTCTTATTTGGAACTGGCTGATAAAATCAACAAAAATGACAAAATTCAACTTGTTATGCTTCAGCATGAGTTTGGATTTTTCACTGAAGCTAAAAACGGATTGATGCTTTTTCTTCAAAAGCTAGAGAAAGATATCATTATTACTTTTCACACCGTTCTGCCGAAACCGGATCGGGAATTAAAAGAAAAGGTAAAAGAAATCAGCAGTTTTGTAAAATCTATTATTGTGATGACCGGTATTTCGGCAGATATCCTGACCAATGATTATGATATTCCATCTCATAAAATTAAAATGATCCCCCACGGCACTCATTTACTGCCATTTATCGATAAAACTTCACTGAAATCGAAATACGGATTTAAAGATAAAAAAGTTCTTTCAACATTTGGTTTACTGGGTTCAGGGAAAAATATTGAAACCACCTTAGAAGCTCTGCCTGAAATTATTTCCCAAAACCCGGATGTAATGTTTCTGATTATTGGAAAAACGCATCCCGGTATCATTAAGTATGAAGGGGAAAAATATCGTGATTTTTTGCAGGATACTGTTAAGAGACTCCATTTGGAAAAACACACTTACTTTATCAACCAATACCTGCCTTTGGATGAGTTGTTAGATTATCTTCAGCTTACCAATATCTATCTTTTCACTTCAAAAGACAGAAACCAGGCAGTAAGTGGAACCTTTTCCTATGCCATCAGTTGTGGCTGCCCTATTGTGTCCACCCCTATTCCCCATGCTCTGGAAGTATTAAATGAAGACCTGGGAATTATTATTGATTTTGAAGCTCCAAAACAGCTTGCTGCTGCCGTGAATACATTACTAAAAAATGAAACCGCACAAGAAAAATTACGATCAAATAGTTTGGAAAAAATGGCTCCCACAGCCTGGGAAAATTCTTCAATTTCGCACGCCTTATTATTTCAACAATACAGCAAAGATAAAATGACATTACATTATACATTCCCCATCATCAACCTAAGCCATATCAAAAATATGACAACGGATTTTGGGATGATCCAGTTTTCTAAAATCAACAAACCTGATATCAATTCAGGGTATACTTTGGATGATAATGCCCGTGCGATGATTGTGGCCTGCAGGCATTATGAACTGAGCAAAGATGAATCTGACCTTGATTTAATCTCCACTTATCTGAAGCTTATTAAGTTCTGCCAACAGCCAGATGGAAGTTTCCTCAATTATATAAACCAAGATAAGGAATTTGTCCAGCAGAATTTTGAGACCAATCTCGAAGATTCCAATGGAAGGGCTATCTGGGCACTGGGATATCTTCTTTCAATAAAAACAATCTTACCTCCACAGTTTTCTAATGAAGCGGAGTCCATTATTGAAAAT
Proteins encoded in this region:
- a CDS encoding pesticidal protein Cry7Aa, translated to MVSLKKNGIILRKTTLDFESEGVLNPAVIQDNGKIHLFYRALAKNNFSSIGYCILSDYKTIETRLSNPVIIPEFEYEKHGVEDPRIVKIDHLFYLTYTSYDGINALGTLAVSKDLTSWQKQGIIVPKIPYKKFRLLSESQGEIGEKYRRFNKLSPTHTKDKDIFLWDKNVIFFPRRINGKLYFLHRIRPDIQIAGIENIEDLNPDFWEDYFLHFKEHIVLSPQYEHEVSYIGGGCPPIETEHGWLLIYHGVHDTIEGYVYSACAALLDLDNPEKEISRLPYPLFKPEEEWEQKGEVNNVCFPTGTIVEESTLHIYYGAADKRIAVASLSIPELLKELLQYTS
- a CDS encoding helix-turn-helix domain-containing protein is translated as MKLYIKYMVSLRCKMVVHQELERLGIKNAIVDLGTVELLDDISVELRQILKENLLKTGLEILDDKKSILIEKIKNVVIEMIHFSDELPKENFSDYVSEKLGYDYTYLANTFSEVKGMTLQHFIIINKVEKVKELLLYDELNLTEISYKLNYSSVAHLSNQFKKITGLSPSFYKQLKQRRLGNLEDL
- a CDS encoding helix-turn-helix transcriptional regulator, translated to MMKFIVKLFFVCFFLLVILQFNRKTDSIQLVEFETAANKLVVKNPRKLILLCDSTIQVYKKSDNKKGIMTCMLKKLTAYNELNDYKSFADYSVETEKYAKNNNDKLGILNLLYIKAAMCKKLRLYAQGYRYLDEAIALSKEIPENDQLLSIKMSLFSMKSFFMGDEDKPVNEILNLRLAVIKEFEKIKDKSIITHPGTCYSNAAQSYIYKKDYDSAAYYFSKSEKISLEKNDYRSLWYAYMGFIDLHNLDGEYKKSLPFCDKLKELLTDAKITSNNKNLADYHKRCAAAYKGLKDFDQFVFHNDQYNTYKKRVLNKNEKLLVSSLKYNENKIIEKDKGWTRNLRIYYLILLCLAVLALAVILFFKLKLKKESDTKNLKEKKIEELEEQLNDAFAEVIELAKSNDSNFLTRFIEVYPSFYQKLIKNHPDLTAGEIRLCAFIYLNFTTKEIAYYEHLSLRSVENKKYRLRKKTGLEGQTDLHKWLMELED
- a CDS encoding CinA family protein produces the protein MKFQQSLLDYISNSLITMNETVSIAESVTSGLIQLAFSQMPNAKLFYKGGITTFTIPEKVNFLDINRIEVQENGFETQKMADTMAVKVAESFGTDWGIASTGYAASVRNSGFKVYSFCSFSYKGEIVLSKRIELHDKTQALDAQLYYTEFILGCYKSALNQILI
- a CDS encoding glycosyltransferase, with amino-acid sequence MNKNINSDVEEKTKRQSVQHKKNTINYTPEIIFISTFPPKVCGIATYCQDLIKSLQLKFKESFTIIICPMETEDESYRYEENPQYRLNTSDAISYLELADKINKNDKIQLVMLQHEFGFFTEAKNGLMLFLQKLEKDIIITFHTVLPKPDRELKEKVKEISSFVKSIIVMTGISADILTNDYDIPSHKIKMIPHGTHLLPFIDKTSLKSKYGFKDKKVLSTFGLLGSGKNIETTLEALPEIISQNPDVMFLIIGKTHPGIIKYEGEKYRDFLQDTVKRLHLEKHTYFINQYLPLDELLDYLQLTNIYLFTSKDRNQAVSGTFSYAISCGCPIVSTPIPHALEVLNEDLGIIIDFEAPKQLAAAVNTLLKNETAQEKLRSNSLEKMAPTAWENSSISHALLFQQYSKDKMTLHYTFPIINLSHIKNMTTDFGMIQFSKINKPDINSGYTLDDNARAMIVACRHYELSKDESDLDLISTYLKLIKFCQQPDGSFLNYINQDKEFVQQNFETNLEDSNGRAIWALGYLLSIKTILPPQFSNEAESIIENSLSSIENIHSTRAMAFIIKGLHYQNSENNIPLLKKLANRLVKMYQHEKHRDWHWFESYLTYGNSVLPEALLCAWITTKDEMYKQIANESFKFLLSKIFIKGGIKVISNKGWLQKETMKSPESIGGEQPIDVAYTILALSTFYKVFKDEKYLQMMTNAFSWFLGKNHLHQIIYNPATGGCYDGLEEKNVNLNQGAESTVSYLMARLCFPK